In Terriglobus sp. TAA 43, a single window of DNA contains:
- a CDS encoding nuclear transport factor 2 family protein — MGDETSKYEQMIERHLAEVFSEVDDTKRITALRELYAEDAVLYEPTNIVRGIEAISSTVSELLKNFPPRFRFVASGPALIHHEMCCAPWTAGTPDQANMVTGYDVVQFANGRIQSVYVFLNPSS, encoded by the coding sequence ATGGGCGACGAGACAAGTAAGTATGAGCAGATGATCGAACGTCATCTTGCGGAAGTCTTCAGTGAAGTGGATGACACGAAGCGCATAACGGCCTTGCGTGAACTCTATGCAGAAGATGCGGTGCTGTATGAGCCAACGAACATTGTTCGCGGCATTGAAGCTATCTCTTCGACAGTCTCAGAGCTGCTGAAGAATTTTCCGCCGCGGTTCCGTTTTGTGGCTTCTGGCCCAGCACTGATCCACCACGAAATGTGTTGCGCGCCGTGGACCGCTGGCACACCCGACCAAGCGAACATGGTAACCGGCTACGACGTAGTGCAGTTTGCGAATGGCCGCATTCAATCGGTGTATGTCTTTCTCAATCCTTCGTCCTAA